The Euphorbia lathyris chromosome 2, ddEupLath1.1, whole genome shotgun sequence genome includes a window with the following:
- the LOC136218146 gene encoding uncharacterized protein, whose translation MEASNSEDFAVGCLLSIKTTLGDEFQGQVITFDRPSNILVLQEGSKAGTRRNIRFLKANYIKEFSFLGQADDPLDFKKCYIDLQSLQAREELALRQAEAEAERIGVGVTPEAQNIFDALSKTLPVRWEKTTIVVMKEVRVTSPYLPECVIGGTPAANERVKKVLVLERKRLHSRGGSQ comes from the exons ATGGAAGCTAGCAACAGTGAGGACTTTGCAGTGGGCTGCTTGCTCTCAATCAAAACTACTCTAGGTGACGAATTCCAAGGCCAAGTCATCACCTTCGACCGCCCCTCCAACATTCTTGTTCTTCA AGAGGGATCAAAAGCTGGGACTAGGAGAAATATAAGATTTTTGAAAGCTAATTATATCAAAGAGTTTTCATTTCTCGGTCAAGCCGATGATCCACTTGATTTCAAGAAGTGTTATATTGATCTTCAGAGCCTTCAAGCTAGAGAGGAATTGGCCTTAAG GCAGGCTGAAGCAGAAGCGGAAAGGATTGGAGTGGGTGTCACCCCTGAAGCTCAGAACATTTTTGATGCCTTATCTAAGAC GCTTCCAGTGCGCTGGGAGAAGACTACAATAGTGGTTATGAAAGAAGTGCGAGTTACAAGTCCGTATCTCCCAGAATGTGTAATTGGAGGAACACCTGCTGCTAATGAAAGGGTGAAGAAAGTG CTGGTGTTGGAAAGGAAGAGGTTGCATTCTCGTGGTGGGAGTCAGTAA